In Sulfuricurvum sp., the following are encoded in one genomic region:
- the rplE gene encoding 50S ribosomal protein L5 → MARLKDKYLALKPELQAALGIANPMQTPKLEKVVISVGCGFAMKDNKLIQSIQDTISNIAGQRASVVVARKSVAGFKVREGMPVGVKVTLRGAQMYDFMDKLISVSLPRMKDFRGIPRNGFDGRGNYNFGLTEQLIFPEVDYDSIMQIHGMNITVVTNATADKDAFKLLEMIGMPFAKGRE, encoded by the coding sequence ATGGCACGACTAAAAGATAAATATTTGGCTCTTAAGCCTGAGCTTCAAGCGGCTCTTGGTATTGCTAACCCAATGCAGACTCCAAAACTTGAAAAAGTAGTGATCTCTGTTGGTTGTGGCTTTGCTATGAAAGATAACAAATTGATTCAAAGTATCCAAGATACAATCAGTAACATTGCTGGTCAACGCGCATCCGTTGTTGTTGCTCGTAAATCAGTAGCTGGTTTTAAAGTACGTGAAGGGATGCCGGTTGGTGTAAAAGTTACACTACGCGGTGCTCAAATGTACGATTTCATGGATAAATTGATTTCTGTATCTCTTCCTCGTATGAAAGACTTCCGTGGTATTCCACGTAACGGTTTCGACGGTCGCGGAAACTACAACTTCGGTTTGACTGAGCAGTTGATTTTCCCAGAAGTTGATTACGATTCAATTATGCAAATCCACGGGATGAACATCACCGTAGTAACAAACGCAACTGCTGACAAGGACGCTTTCAAGCTTCTTGAGATGATCGGTATGCCGTTTGCAAAAGGGAGAGAATAA
- the rplV gene encoding 50S ribosomal protein L22, which translates to MARALLKFVRVSPTKSRLIAREVQGMNAEQAMAALEFTPNKAAKIIAKVVASAVANSGSEAEDCIIKSCRVDNGPVLKRFTQRARGTASGIRKPTAHILVEVEGK; encoded by the coding sequence ATGGCAAGAGCATTATTAAAATTCGTTCGCGTATCTCCGACTAAATCTCGTTTGATCGCTCGCGAAGTTCAAGGTATGAACGCAGAGCAAGCTATGGCTGCGTTGGAGTTCACTCCAAATAAAGCGGCAAAAATCATCGCTAAAGTGGTTGCATCAGCAGTAGCTAACAGCGGTAGTGAAGCGGAAGATTGTATCATCAAATCATGCCGCGTTGACAATGGACCGGTGTTGAAGCGTTTTACGCAACGTGCACGTGGTACAGCGTCAGGAATCCGCAAACCGACTGCGCACATTTTAGTAGAAGTAGAGGGTAAATAA
- a CDS encoding 50S ribosomal protein L23 produces the protein MADITDIKSILYTEKTLGLQEEGVIVVQTSPRMTKNALKEVFREYFGIVPARVNSLNQDGKVKRFRGLTGKQNDFKKFYVKLPEGAQIDSLAV, from the coding sequence ATGGCAGATATTACTGATATCAAATCGATCCTGTATACAGAGAAGACTTTAGGTCTTCAAGAAGAGGGTGTAATCGTTGTTCAAACGTCTCCACGTATGACAAAGAACGCTCTTAAAGAGGTGTTTAGAGAGTATTTCGGAATCGTTCCGGCTCGCGTTAACTCACTAAACCAAGACGGAAAAGTAAAACGTTTCCGTGGTCTTACTGGTAAGCAAAATGACTTTAAAAAGTTTTATGTGAAGCTTCCAGAAGGCGCACAAATCGATAGTTTGGCGGTGTAA
- the rplB gene encoding 50S ribosomal protein L2, with protein sequence MAIKTYKPTTPSRRFMTNIDNSDITAKASVRALLTKLPSHAGRNSNGRITSRHKEAGAKKLYRIIDFKRNKFGVPGTVAAIEYDPYRNCRIALVNYADGDKRYVLQPKGLVVGDVITAAESGLDIKSGNAMKLMNIPVGTTVHNVELKPGKGGQIVRSAGTSAQIMGREGKYVSLRLPSSEMRYILGECMATIGSVGNEEYINIVIGKAGRSRYMGIRPQTRGSAMNPIDHPHGGGEGKTNSGRHPVTPWGKPTKGAKTRHKKASDKLIITRRKPNAKRVG encoded by the coding sequence ATGGCAATCAAAACCTATAAACCAACTACTCCTAGCCGTCGTTTTATGACGAACATTGATAACTCGGACATCACTGCAAAAGCAAGTGTTCGTGCATTGTTGACAAAACTTCCTTCACATGCAGGTCGTAACAGCAATGGTCGTATCACGTCACGTCATAAAGAAGCGGGAGCGAAAAAACTTTACCGTATTATCGATTTCAAACGTAACAAATTTGGTGTTCCAGGTACAGTAGCTGCGATCGAATACGATCCATACCGTAACTGTCGTATTGCTCTTGTTAACTATGCTGATGGTGATAAACGTTATGTTCTTCAACCAAAAGGGTTGGTAGTCGGTGATGTTATCACTGCTGCTGAGAGCGGTTTGGATATTAAATCTGGTAACGCTATGAAATTGATGAACATCCCTGTAGGGACAACGGTTCATAACGTTGAGCTTAAACCTGGCAAAGGTGGACAAATCGTCCGTTCAGCCGGAACTTCTGCTCAAATCATGGGTCGTGAAGGGAAATATGTTTCACTTCGTCTTCCATCAAGTGAAATGCGTTACATTCTTGGTGAATGTATGGCAACTATCGGTAGCGTTGGTAACGAAGAGTATATCAACATCGTTATCGGTAAAGCCGGTCGTTCACGTTACATGGGTATCCGCCCACAAACTCGTGGTTCTGCGATGAACCCTATCGATCACCCGCACGGTGGTGGTGAAGGTAAAACAAACTCAGGACGTCACCCGGTTACTCCATGGGGTAAACCAACTAAAGGTGCTAAAACACGTCATAAGAAAGCAAGTGATAAATTGATTATTACTCGCCGTAAACCAAATGCTAAAAGGGTAGGCTAA
- a CDS encoding type Z 30S ribosomal protein S14, translating to MAKKSMIAKQQRTPKYAVRAYTRCQICGRPHSVISDFGICRVCFRKMANEGLLPGVRKSSW from the coding sequence ATGGCTAAGAAGTCAATGATTGCTAAACAACAACGTACTCCAAAGTACGCTGTTCGTGCGTATACTCGTTGTCAGATTTGTGGTCGTCCACACTCTGTTATCAGCGATTTCGGAATTTGTCGCGTTTGCTTTCGTAAAATGGCAAACGAAGGGTTACTCCCAGGCGTTAGAAAGTCTTCTTGGTAA
- the rpsQ gene encoding 30S ribosomal protein S17 gives MTHKREIQGIVVTNGADKSATILVERRVMHPRYHKTVKRFKKYMIHDENNQLNIGDLVIAIECRPLSKSKSFRLKSLVKAGVSA, from the coding sequence ATGACACATAAACGTGAAATTCAAGGTATCGTAGTAACTAACGGGGCGGATAAATCAGCAACTATTCTTGTTGAGCGTCGCGTTATGCACCCACGTTACCATAAAACGGTAAAACGTTTCAAAAAATACATGATTCATGACGAAAACAACCAATTAAACATTGGTGATTTGGTTATCGCAATCGAGTGCCGTCCGCTTAGTAAAAGCAAATCATTCCGTCTTAAATCTCTTGTAAAAGCAGGAGTAAGCGCATGA
- the rplN gene encoding 50S ribosomal protein L14 has translation MIQSFTRLAVADNTGAKEIMCIKVLGGSKRRYATVGDVIIASVKKATPTGKVKKGQVVKAVVVRTKKEIHRENGSLIRFDENAGVILDKKSEPVGTRIFGPIGREVRYAGFMKIVSLAPEVV, from the coding sequence ATGATTCAAAGTTTTACGCGTCTAGCAGTAGCAGACAACACTGGTGCAAAAGAGATCATGTGTATTAAAGTTCTTGGCGGTTCAAAACGTCGTTATGCAACTGTAGGTGATGTTATCATCGCTTCTGTTAAAAAAGCGACTCCAACCGGTAAAGTAAAAAAAGGTCAAGTAGTAAAAGCTGTAGTTGTTCGTACCAAAAAAGAGATTCACCGTGAAAACGGTTCGTTGATCCGTTTTGACGAAAACGCAGGGGTTATCCTTGATAAAAAAAGTGAGCCGGTTGGTACACGTATTTTCGGACCTATCGGACGTGAAGTTCGTTATGCTGGTTTCATGAAAATCGTATCTCTCGCTCCAGAGGTTGTATGA
- the rpmC gene encoding 50S ribosomal protein L29 produces the protein MKYTDLNGKTAAELQSALKEKKIELFTLKIKQKMMQLTNTSELRTAKKDIARINTALSAVK, from the coding sequence ATGAAATATACTGATTTAAACGGTAAAACCGCTGCTGAACTTCAAAGTGCGCTCAAAGAGAAAAAGATTGAGCTTTTCACTTTGAAAATCAAGCAAAAAATGATGCAATTGACTAACACGAGCGAACTTCGCACGGCGAAAAAAGACATTGCACGTATCAACACCGCGCTTAGCGCAGTGAAGTAA
- the rpsC gene encoding 30S ribosomal protein S3: MGHKVNPIGLRLGINRNWESRWFPNFKTAATSLGEDHKIRTYLKKELYYAGVSNIVIERTAKRLRVTIIAARPGIIIGKKGSDIEKIKDSLNKLIGKPVALNIKEEKKAQASAQLVAENVATQLEKRVAFRRAMKKVMQNAQRAGAKGIKVSVAGRLGGAEIARTEWYLEGRVPLHTLRAKIDYGFAEAHTTYGVIGIKVWIFKGEVLTKGIQPEAKESKEEGRDEKPRRPRRKAD; encoded by the coding sequence ATGGGTCATAAAGTTAATCCTATCGGACTTCGTCTTGGTATCAACCGTAACTGGGAATCTCGTTGGTTCCCTAACTTTAAAACGGCTGCTACTTCATTGGGCGAAGATCACAAAATCCGTACCTATTTGAAAAAAGAGCTCTACTACGCGGGTGTTAGCAATATCGTTATCGAACGTACTGCAAAACGCCTTCGTGTTACTATCATTGCAGCACGTCCTGGTATCATCATCGGGAAAAAAGGTTCTGATATTGAAAAAATCAAAGATTCTTTGAACAAACTTATCGGTAAACCTGTTGCATTGAACATCAAAGAAGAGAAAAAAGCACAAGCTTCTGCACAACTCGTTGCAGAAAACGTTGCTACTCAACTTGAAAAACGTGTTGCTTTCCGCCGCGCGATGAAAAAAGTTATGCAAAATGCACAACGTGCAGGAGCTAAAGGTATTAAAGTTTCAGTAGCAGGTCGTCTTGGCGGTGCTGAGATTGCTCGTACTGAGTGGTACCTTGAAGGTCGCGTACCGTTGCATACGCTTCGTGCAAAAATCGATTACGGTTTTGCTGAAGCACACACTACTTACGGTGTAATCGGTATCAAAGTTTGGATTTTCAAAGGTGAGGTTCTCACTAAAGGTATCCAACCAGAAGCAAAAGAATCTAAAGAAGAGGGTCGTGATGAAAAACCACGTCGTCCTCGTCGAAAGGCTGACTAA
- the rplX gene encoding 50S ribosomal protein L24, producing the protein MAKFNFKKGDIVEVIAGDDKGTKAELLAVMPKKNKVIVKGVRIAKKAIKPTEQNPQGGFLSKEMPVDVSNVRKVEA; encoded by the coding sequence ATGGCAAAATTTAATTTCAAAAAAGGCGACATTGTTGAAGTGATCGCCGGTGATGACAAAGGTACAAAAGCAGAATTGCTTGCGGTTATGCCTAAGAAAAACAAAGTAATCGTTAAGGGTGTTCGCATTGCTAAAAAAGCGATCAAACCTACCGAGCAAAATCCACAAGGCGGATTCTTGAGTAAAGAGATGCCTGTTGATGTATCAAATGTCCGTAAAGTTGAGGCGTAA
- the rplP gene encoding 50S ribosomal protein L16, whose protein sequence is MLMPKRTKYRKMMKGRNRGYATAGNKLEFGSIGFKATEAGRINSRQIEAARISATRHIKRNGKIWIRVFPAKPLTAKPLEVRMGKGKGSVDQWVMNIKPGRIIFEMGGVEEGLAREALALAMQKLPFKTKIVTAEMSNEIY, encoded by the coding sequence ATGTTGATGCCAAAGCGTACGAAATATCGTAAAATGATGAAAGGGCGTAACCGTGGTTACGCTACTGCCGGAAACAAACTTGAGTTTGGTTCTATCGGATTTAAAGCAACGGAAGCGGGACGTATTAACTCTCGCCAAATCGAAGCGGCTCGTATCTCAGCTACTCGTCACATTAAACGTAACGGTAAAATCTGGATTCGTGTTTTCCCAGCTAAACCTTTGACTGCCAAACCACTTGAAGTGCGTATGGGTAAAGGTAAAGGTTCTGTGGATCAATGGGTTATGAACATCAAACCTGGCCGTATTATTTTTGAAATGGGCGGCGTTGAAGAAGGTCTTGCTCGTGAAGCGTTAGCGCTTGCGATGCAAAAACTCCCATTCAAAACAAAAATTGTGACTGCGGAGATGAGCAATGAAATATACTGA
- the rplD gene encoding 50S ribosomal protein L4, with the protein MMSAIVLNEKFEKASELALPESFSGINPHNLYLYVKSYQASIRSNTASAKTRSTISGGGKKPWAQKGKGGARAGSRRSPIFVGGAIAHGPNTGRNYDQKINKKQKKLALKCALDALATAGKLFIVDSIEVPSGKTKDAKALFNTLNVRDALLVKQILDENTYLAFRNIASTYVVEENELNAFLAATYRSVVIEKAVWENLTKES; encoded by the coding sequence ATAATGAGCGCGATTGTATTGAACGAAAAATTCGAAAAAGCCTCTGAATTGGCATTGCCTGAGAGCTTTAGCGGTATTAACCCACACAACCTCTATTTGTACGTTAAATCGTACCAAGCGAGTATCCGTTCTAACACGGCGTCAGCGAAAACTCGCTCGACGATCAGTGGTGGTGGTAAAAAACCATGGGCACAAAAAGGTAAAGGTGGCGCACGTGCTGGTTCACGTCGTTCACCAATTTTCGTTGGTGGTGCGATCGCACACGGACCAAACACTGGCCGTAACTACGATCAAAAAATCAACAAAAAGCAAAAGAAACTTGCACTTAAATGTGCATTGGATGCTTTGGCAACTGCAGGGAAATTGTTCATCGTTGATTCGATCGAAGTTCCAAGCGGTAAAACAAAAGATGCAAAAGCGTTGTTCAACACGTTGAACGTTCGCGATGCATTGTTGGTAAAACAAATTCTTGATGAGAATACTTATCTTGCATTCCGTAACATTGCTTCTACATACGTTGTAGAAGAGAATGAACTCAACGCCTTCTTGGCTGCGACATACCGTTCGGTGGTTATCGAAAAAGCGGTATGGGAAAATCTGACAAAAGAGAGTTGA
- the rpsS gene encoding 30S ribosomal protein S19: MARSVKKGPFVDGHLMKKVIAAKETKSNKPIKTWSRRSMILPDMIGLTFTVHNGRQFVPVFVTENHVGYKLGEFAPTRTFKGHKGSVQKKIGK; encoded by the coding sequence ATGGCTAGATCAGTAAAAAAAGGACCATTCGTTGATGGACACCTTATGAAAAAAGTGATTGCTGCCAAAGAGACAAAAAGCAACAAACCTATCAAAACTTGGTCACGCCGTAGCATGATCTTGCCAGATATGATTGGTTTGACGTTCACTGTTCACAATGGCCGTCAGTTTGTACCGGTTTTCGTAACAGAAAACCACGTTGGTTACAAACTTGGTGAATTCGCACCAACACGTACGTTTAAGGGCCATAAAGGTTCTGTACAAAAGAAAATCGGGAAATAA
- the rpsH gene encoding 30S ribosomal protein S8: MINDLIADSLTRIRNAAMRRLDSTTLMHSKTVEAVVAILADKGYIESFNVVEDGVKKTINVVLKYDANGRTVINEVKRVSKSGRRVYKGKDELKRFKNGYGTIIVSSSKGVLPNDKAFELGVGGEVLCTIW, encoded by the coding sequence ATGATTAATGATTTGATCGCGGATTCGTTGACTCGTATCCGTAATGCGGCTATGCGTCGTCTTGATTCAACAACGCTTATGCATTCTAAAACAGTAGAAGCAGTTGTTGCTATTTTGGCAGACAAAGGGTATATTGAAAGTTTCAACGTTGTCGAAGACGGCGTTAAAAAAACAATCAACGTAGTGTTAAAGTACGATGCAAACGGTCGTACTGTAATTAATGAAGTAAAACGTGTTTCTAAATCAGGACGACGTGTTTACAAAGGCAAAGACGAACTTAAACGTTTTAAAAACGGTTATGGTACGATCATCGTCAGTAGTTCAAAAGGGGTTCTTCCTAACGACAAAGCATTCGAGCTTGGCGTTGGTGGTGAAGTCCTTTGTACAATTTGGTAA